From a single Loigolactobacillus coryniformis subsp. coryniformis KCTC 3167 = DSM 20001 genomic region:
- the ilvD gene encoding dihydroxy-acid dehydratase, with protein sequence MSDTLNFSISGKDMQKRSDEIKVGDDRAPGRSLLYATGKVKNTDDMKKPFIAICNSYIEIVPGHVHLRELADIAKEAIREAGGIPFEFNTIGVDDGIAMGHIGMRYSLPSREIIADAAETVVNAHWFDGVLYMPNCDKISPGMMMAAARTNVPSVFVSGGPMKAGLDPNGKAVTLSNMFEAVGAFKSGKMTKEDFLQLEQNACPSCGSCAGMFTANSMNCLMEMTGLALPYNGTALAVSEERRDLVRKAAKQLMTVVKNNIRPRDLLTKEAFDDCIALDMAMGGSTNTVLHVLAIAHEAGVDYSERDINAIAAKTPFLAKIAPSSSWTMQDVHEAGGMPAIINELIEKGGIIHPDRPTITGKTLRENVAGAKSLNHEVIRPLDNPYSSEGGLSVLYGNIAPDGSVLKVGGVDPDIRVFTGKAVCFDSHDDAVTGIDDGTVKKGDVVVIRYEGPKGGPGMPEMLNPTSDLVGRGLGRDVGLITDGRFSGATHGIAVGHISPEAAAGGPIALIKDGDEITIDMINRTLNVKVSDAEFAERRKHLKPFQPKVRQGYLARYTYLVTSANTGGIMKSADELFGPATEQE encoded by the coding sequence ATGAGTGACACCTTAAATTTTTCGATCTCTGGTAAAGATATGCAGAAGCGCAGTGACGAAATTAAGGTTGGCGATGATCGAGCACCGGGACGTAGTTTGTTATATGCCACTGGCAAAGTCAAAAACACCGATGATATGAAAAAACCGTTTATCGCCATCTGTAATTCCTATATTGAAATTGTCCCTGGCCACGTTCATTTACGTGAACTTGCCGATATCGCAAAGGAAGCGATCCGCGAAGCTGGCGGGATTCCATTTGAATTTAATACGATCGGCGTTGATGATGGGATCGCCATGGGCCATATTGGGATGCGTTACTCATTACCAAGTCGGGAAATTATCGCTGATGCGGCCGAGACCGTGGTCAACGCCCACTGGTTTGACGGTGTCCTCTACATGCCTAATTGTGACAAGATCTCCCCAGGGATGATGATGGCAGCGGCGCGGACCAACGTGCCTTCTGTGTTTGTTTCCGGTGGCCCGATGAAAGCCGGCTTAGATCCTAATGGTAAAGCCGTGACGCTATCCAACATGTTTGAGGCAGTCGGCGCCTTCAAGTCTGGCAAAATGACCAAGGAAGATTTCCTTCAATTAGAACAAAATGCTTGTCCCAGCTGCGGTTCCTGTGCCGGCATGTTCACCGCCAACTCAATGAACTGTTTGATGGAAATGACTGGCTTAGCCTTACCATACAACGGTACTGCCCTAGCAGTTTCTGAAGAACGCCGTGATTTAGTTCGCAAAGCTGCCAAACAATTGATGACCGTGGTCAAAAATAATATCCGGCCACGTGATCTTTTGACTAAAGAAGCTTTTGATGATTGTATCGCACTTGACATGGCGATGGGAGGTTCAACTAATACCGTATTACACGTGTTAGCCATCGCTCACGAAGCCGGCGTCGATTACAGTGAACGTGATATCAACGCAATTGCTGCGAAAACCCCATTCTTAGCTAAAATTGCGCCATCCTCTTCGTGGACAATGCAGGATGTCCACGAGGCTGGCGGTATGCCAGCCATCATTAATGAACTGATCGAAAAAGGTGGCATCATTCATCCCGATCGACCAACGATCACCGGCAAAACGTTACGCGAAAACGTTGCGGGTGCTAAGAGTTTAAATCACGAGGTCATTCGGCCGTTAGATAATCCATATTCTAGCGAAGGCGGCTTATCCGTTCTTTACGGTAATATCGCTCCTGATGGTTCCGTCCTTAAAGTTGGCGGTGTCGATCCTGATATCCGCGTCTTCACTGGTAAAGCCGTCTGCTTCGACTCCCATGATGATGCTGTCACCGGGATCGATGATGGCACTGTCAAAAAAGGCGATGTGGTCGTTATCCGTTATGAAGGTCCCAAAGGCGGCCCCGGTATGCCAGAAATGTTGAATCCAACTTCGGACTTAGTTGGACGTGGCTTAGGCCGTGATGTTGGTTTGATCACTGATGGGCGCTTTTCCGGTGCCACTCACGGGATCGCTGTCGGTCACATTTCACCAGAAGCTGCCGCTGGCGGTCCGATCGCATTGATCAAAGATGGTGATGAAATCACTATCGACATGATCAATCGGACATTGAACGTTAAAGTCTCTGACGCCGAATTTGCGGAACGGCGCAAGCATTTAAAGCCGTTCCAACCAAAAGTACGCCAAGGTTACTTAGCACGTTATACCTACTTAGTCACTTCCGCTAATACCGGCGGCATCATGAAAAGTGCCGACGAATTATTTGGCCCCGCAACTGAGCAAGAATGA
- a CDS encoding L-lactate dehydrogenase, with translation MRKIGIIGLGHVGAAVAYTLVTKGIADELVLIDQNEAVVLAEKLDLEDTQAGLATHTHIITQDYWQLRDADIVIIAAGDISIFSDGKNNRQAELRITSQIAEETAPKIMASGFNGILLDITNPCDVVTTYLQRLTGLPQQQVFGTGTLLDTMRMRRALANELHVSLQDIQGYNLGEHGESQFTAWSTITVATRPIAEVLAQRKTDFTALEKAIRTRAWQIISGKGFTSYGIAAAAVTVVQAIFSDAHVTLPISSWNSEHQLYIGQPTLIGRTGTLRVVDVALTEQEQQKFNHSATYIQQNLDSLVANLPR, from the coding sequence GTGCGTAAAATTGGAATCATTGGTCTTGGTCACGTTGGCGCAGCCGTTGCCTATACACTGGTGACTAAGGGAATCGCAGATGAATTAGTCCTGATCGATCAAAATGAAGCAGTCGTCTTAGCGGAAAAGTTAGACCTTGAGGATACGCAAGCTGGTTTAGCCACACATACGCACATCATCACGCAAGATTATTGGCAATTACGTGATGCCGATATTGTGATCATAGCAGCTGGTGATATTTCGATTTTCAGCGATGGTAAAAATAATCGTCAAGCTGAGCTTAGAATCACTAGTCAAATTGCCGAGGAAACGGCGCCAAAAATTATGGCCAGTGGTTTCAACGGTATTTTGCTGGACATTACCAATCCTTGCGATGTCGTCACTACTTATTTACAACGATTGACTGGACTCCCCCAGCAACAAGTTTTCGGCACTGGCACCTTACTCGATACCATGCGGATGCGGCGTGCTTTAGCTAATGAGTTACATGTTTCACTGCAAGACATACAGGGTTACAATCTTGGCGAACATGGCGAATCACAATTTACCGCTTGGTCAACGATCACAGTCGCAACACGGCCGATCGCCGAAGTCTTAGCACAACGCAAGACCGATTTTACCGCATTAGAAAAAGCCATCCGCACACGCGCATGGCAAATCATTAGCGGTAAGGGCTTTACCAGTTACGGAATCGCCGCGGCAGCAGTCACTGTTGTGCAAGCCATCTTTAGTGATGCGCACGTTACGCTACCGATTTCTAGCTGGAATTCCGAACATCAACTATACATCGGTCAGCCCACGCTGATTGGCCGCACCGGCACTTTACGGGTCGTTGATGTCGCATTAACTGAGCAAGAACAACAAAAATTTAACCATTCAGCGACCTATATTCAACAAAATCTCGATTCATTAGTAGCTAACTTACCTCGGTAA
- a CDS encoding threonine/serine exporter family protein, with the protein MQSEVVCVTQKNEILDTCLMAGRIMIESGSEMYRVEDTMQRIAHNAGASASSIFSTPTGLFMALPAQDTVQIQPITTRTINLEKVDRVNALSRQFAEHKVTLHQLHQRLEMLDHDVPFFPLWLQIIAAAVVSCTLMIIYGGVWADFIPSAVVGAIGYVVFYFIRERLAVSFLSEFMAAFTIGLLSWALVHWHLGQSLDMIIIGAVMPLVPGVAITNAVRDMLAGHLLSGLARGMEALFSVSAIGIGIALIFRFFS; encoded by the coding sequence ATGCAATCGGAGGTGGTGTGCGTGACGCAGAAAAATGAAATTTTAGATACCTGTCTGATGGCGGGACGGATCATGATCGAAAGTGGTTCAGAAATGTATCGGGTTGAAGATACAATGCAGCGGATCGCACACAATGCTGGCGCTAGCGCCAGCAGTATTTTTTCGACACCGACCGGTTTATTTATGGCGTTACCAGCGCAAGATACAGTTCAGATCCAGCCGATCACCACTCGAACAATCAATTTGGAGAAGGTGGATCGCGTTAACGCACTATCGCGGCAATTTGCTGAGCATAAAGTCACCTTGCACCAATTGCATCAACGCTTGGAAATGCTGGATCACGATGTGCCGTTTTTTCCGCTATGGTTACAAATTATTGCAGCTGCTGTAGTCAGTTGTACCTTAATGATTATTTATGGTGGGGTCTGGGCGGATTTTATTCCTAGCGCCGTCGTCGGTGCCATCGGTTATGTAGTGTTTTATTTTATTCGCGAACGTTTAGCTGTCAGTTTCCTCAGTGAATTTATGGCGGCTTTCACGATTGGTTTGTTATCATGGGCGCTGGTGCATTGGCATTTAGGTCAGAGCTTAGATATGATTATTATTGGTGCCGTGATGCCACTAGTGCCTGGGGTAGCGATTACTAATGCAGTGCGCGATATGCTAGCTGGTCATTTGTTATCTGGGCTGGCGCGGGGGATGGAAGCTTTATTTAGTGTGAGTGCGATCGGCATCGGTATTGCGTTGATTTTCCGTTTCTTTTCTTAG
- a CDS encoding alpha/beta hydrolase: protein MKRSTRRLLTTTLVGSAGFLLGSYLTFQGSTMNWRKDSRKQRDLNFDNSDPWVLEKQWFQAQKREPRQITTADGLTLRAILIRQPQATTKVAILAHGYHHSWEQMAPYAKLFYDFGYNILVPDARGHGDSDGHTIGFGWLDRKDYVQWAQLMTQEFGSSATLVLFGISMGAATVMAASGEAALPATVKAVIEDSGFSSVVKEVSYRARSRYNIPTYPFIPLMALFAKQQAGYSYYQGNILKQVLHSQTPTLFIHGGQDDYVPPKAFHDLYNAATMRKMAYFVPQANHIEAYMFNRARYEAVLREFLGKLNLL, encoded by the coding sequence TTGAAGCGATCAACGCGACGTTTATTAACAACAACTCTAGTTGGTAGCGCAGGTTTCTTACTGGGGAGCTACTTGACCTTTCAGGGTTCAACGATGAATTGGCGTAAAGATAGCCGCAAACAACGTGATCTGAATTTTGACAACAGTGATCCCTGGGTATTGGAAAAGCAGTGGTTTCAAGCACAAAAACGCGAACCGCGACAAATAACGACGGCTGATGGGCTAACTTTGCGTGCAATTTTGATTCGGCAGCCGCAAGCCACGACTAAGGTTGCTATTTTAGCGCATGGTTATCATCATTCCTGGGAACAGATGGCGCCATACGCTAAGTTGTTTTATGATTTTGGTTACAATATATTGGTTCCAGATGCGCGTGGCCATGGTGATAGCGATGGGCATACGATCGGTTTCGGTTGGTTAGACCGCAAGGATTACGTCCAATGGGCGCAACTAATGACGCAAGAATTTGGTAGTAGCGCGACTTTGGTACTATTTGGTATTAGTATGGGCGCAGCAACCGTGATGGCAGCTAGTGGTGAAGCGGCTTTACCAGCAACAGTCAAAGCGGTGATCGAAGATAGTGGCTTTAGCTCAGTGGTCAAAGAAGTAAGTTATCGAGCGCGCTCGCGGTATAATATTCCGACGTATCCATTTATTCCATTGATGGCGCTATTTGCGAAGCAGCAGGCGGGCTATTCCTACTATCAAGGTAATATTTTGAAGCAAGTCCTACACAGTCAGACACCAACCTTGTTTATTCATGGTGGTCAGGATGATTACGTACCACCAAAGGCTTTTCATGATCTTTACAACGCAGCTACAATGCGAAAAATGGCGTACTTTGTACCGCAGGCCAATCATATTGAAGCTTATATGTTTAATCGGGCGCGTTACGAAGCCGTATTACGGGAGTTCTTGGGTAAATTGAACTTACTGTGA
- a CDS encoding C39 family peptidase yields the protein MSVKKLWRGVLLLIPLAAIVIASLLFVGWHTVPAQTSAPVALENGWDKLTGQQPVAFQLQVAAKAQRPILPTGCEIADVAMLLEFRGKQQSLAKIANEIPYSDDPETGFWGNPFNDTGYTMYPPAWRRYFEKHLGSFTDLSKQPVSTFRQQLAKGKPIVVWVEMHGFPAHAILLTGYSTSTFIYNDPYTGKAERRMSSQHLWELMASQHYRAMTY from the coding sequence TTGAGTGTTAAAAAATTATGGCGTGGTGTACTATTGCTGATACCTTTAGCTGCAATAGTGATCGCCAGTCTTTTATTTGTTGGTTGGCATACGGTGCCGGCACAAACATCCGCACCAGTGGCGTTGGAAAATGGTTGGGATAAGCTGACTGGGCAGCAACCGGTGGCTTTTCAATTACAAGTTGCTGCAAAAGCGCAACGACCAATTTTGCCCACTGGCTGTGAGATCGCCGATGTTGCGATGTTACTGGAATTTCGTGGTAAGCAGCAATCGTTGGCTAAAATTGCTAATGAGATTCCTTATAGTGATGATCCTGAAACTGGTTTTTGGGGTAATCCGTTTAATGATACTGGTTATACGATGTATCCACCCGCGTGGCGTCGCTATTTTGAAAAGCATCTAGGCAGTTTTACCGATCTTTCCAAACAGCCGGTAAGTACGTTCCGGCAACAGTTAGCCAAAGGCAAGCCGATCGTTGTTTGGGTGGAAATGCACGGTTTTCCGGCGCATGCCATCTTGTTGACCGGCTATTCGACAAGTACCTTTATTTATAATGATCCTTACACTGGTAAAGCTGAACGTCGTATGAGTAGTCAGCATCTGTGGGAGCTAATGGCGTCGCAACATTATCGGGCCATGACTTATTAG
- the sfsA gene encoding DNA/RNA nuclease SfsA, protein MEYPNSYLARFVARPNRFIATCRLHDELIQVHVKNTGRNKEILQPEVPVALVKSDNPQRKTQYDLVAAKVGPRWINIDSQAPNQVAFESIKTGLIKLPGIATRDILSLKREVTFEDARFDIFGSTAKQPFFVELKGVTLANGALAAFPDAPTSRASKHVATLIRAQAAGYQAYLCFIIQMSGISKVTIYQQRDPALYAAILAAQKAGVHLLAYGCAVTPATLNATYPVTIDLAQPFTEVS, encoded by the coding sequence TTGGAGTATCCGAATAGTTATTTAGCACGGTTTGTAGCACGGCCGAATCGTTTTATTGCGACTTGCCGATTACATGATGAATTGATTCAAGTCCATGTTAAAAATACAGGTCGCAATAAGGAGATCTTGCAACCGGAAGTACCGGTAGCGTTGGTTAAAAGTGATAATCCACAGCGTAAAACACAGTATGATTTAGTTGCCGCAAAAGTCGGTCCACGCTGGATCAATATTGATAGCCAAGCGCCGAATCAAGTTGCATTTGAGAGTATTAAAACTGGGTTAATCAAGTTACCGGGAATCGCTACTCGTGATATTTTATCGTTAAAACGCGAAGTGACCTTTGAAGATGCGCGTTTTGATATCTTTGGCAGTACCGCTAAGCAGCCGTTTTTTGTCGAATTAAAAGGCGTCACGTTAGCTAATGGTGCGCTGGCCGCTTTTCCGGATGCGCCGACTAGCCGCGCGTCTAAGCATGTTGCGACCTTAATTCGCGCTCAAGCAGCTGGGTATCAAGCTTACTTATGTTTTATTATCCAAATGAGTGGGATCAGCAAGGTGACGATTTATCAACAACGTGATCCTGCGCTTTACGCCGCTATTTTGGCTGCACAAAAAGCGGGTGTCCACCTGCTAGCCTATGGCTGTGCAGTGACACCCGCAACGTTAAACGCGACTTATCCAGTAACGATTGATCTGGCGCAGCCGTTTACCGAGGTAAGTTAG
- a CDS encoding MFS transporter, which yields MTQNITWRQNLAVLWAGNFMTGMGFSMTMPFLPLFIKTLGNFTKPQLTLLSGSAFAITFLVKAIVSPFWGRLADAHGRKIMCLRAALGMTFTITACGLVNSIGSLIILRALQGGFSGYINNANAIVAAAAPREHSGKAMGTLATGNVVGTLLGPLLGGVIAGTFGYRSTFFVTGALMAIVFIATLVLVHEQFTPVAAKDLLPTKQIFHKLRYPQLILGMFITTLIIQTANMSVTPIISLFVGELLHQHGPIAMVSGVIAALPGVVTLISAPSLGALSDRVGPEKVLLVGLLFATLVFIPMSFVQNIWQLGFLRLLVGVSDAALLPAVQTIMTQHVPQSVFGRIFSYNQSFQAIGSVVGPMLGAVISGQFDYRGVFAMTAILLLINLIVIHFASRPLLHTAQNEA from the coding sequence ATGACCCAAAATATCACTTGGCGGCAAAACCTCGCCGTTTTATGGGCAGGTAATTTCATGACGGGTATGGGCTTTTCCATGACCATGCCCTTTTTGCCGCTATTTATCAAAACTTTAGGTAATTTCACCAAACCACAGTTAACCTTGTTAAGTGGTTCGGCCTTTGCGATTACTTTTTTAGTCAAAGCAATTGTTTCACCATTTTGGGGGCGCTTGGCTGATGCCCACGGGCGCAAGATTATGTGCTTACGCGCTGCTTTGGGAATGACGTTTACGATCACCGCTTGTGGTTTAGTCAACAGTATTGGTAGCTTGATTATTTTGCGGGCGCTGCAAGGCGGCTTTTCCGGATATATTAACAATGCCAACGCGATCGTTGCGGCCGCCGCTCCTCGTGAACATAGCGGTAAGGCTATGGGTACACTGGCCACTGGAAATGTGGTTGGTACACTGCTAGGTCCCTTATTAGGTGGCGTGATTGCCGGTACATTCGGCTATCGCAGTACATTTTTTGTCACTGGTGCGCTAATGGCAATTGTCTTCATTGCCACCTTAGTATTAGTTCATGAGCAATTTACTCCTGTTGCCGCTAAGGATCTACTACCAACCAAGCAAATTTTTCACAAATTACGGTATCCGCAATTGATCTTAGGGATGTTCATCACGACATTGATCATTCAAACCGCTAACATGTCGGTCACGCCAATTATTAGTTTATTTGTCGGTGAATTACTGCACCAACACGGTCCTATCGCTATGGTCAGCGGTGTGATCGCTGCCTTACCCGGCGTTGTCACCTTGATCAGTGCCCCTAGTCTAGGTGCTTTAAGCGATCGTGTTGGCCCGGAAAAAGTATTACTCGTCGGTTTATTATTTGCCACCTTGGTGTTTATCCCAATGAGCTTCGTCCAAAATATTTGGCAGCTAGGCTTCTTGCGTCTCTTGGTCGGTGTATCTGACGCCGCCTTGTTACCTGCTGTTCAAACAATTATGACCCAGCATGTACCCCAAAGTGTTTTTGGCCGTATTTTTAGCTACAATCAATCGTTTCAGGCTATTGGTAGTGTAGTTGGCCCGATGTTAGGTGCCGTCATCTCCGGTCAGTTTGATTATCGCGGTGTTTTTGCCATGACCGCTATTTTATTACTGATCAACTTGATCGTGATCCATTTTGCCAGTCGGCCTTTGCTCCATACTGCACAAAATGAGGCTTAG
- a CDS encoding metal-sulfur cluster assembly factor, which yields MAENTATQSATELQDRMLDALSTVIDPELGCDVVNLGLIYGLSMVDSVVTVTMTLTTMGCPISDVLEQMIDDALTALPEVTAVNINLVWEPAWGIDKMSRYARIALGVH from the coding sequence ATGGCCGAAAATACCGCAACACAAAGCGCCACCGAATTGCAAGATCGGATGCTGGATGCGTTAAGCACTGTTATTGATCCTGAACTTGGTTGCGACGTGGTCAACTTAGGCTTGATCTACGGCCTGAGCATGGTCGATAGTGTCGTCACCGTCACGATGACCTTGACCACCATGGGCTGTCCGATCTCAGATGTGTTAGAACAAATGATCGATGATGCCTTAACTGCCTTACCAGAAGTCACCGCGGTTAACATCAATCTCGTTTGGGAACCCGCCTGGGGCATCGACAAAATGAGTCGCTATGCCCGTATCGCCCTCGGTGTTCATTAA
- a CDS encoding oxidoreductase produces the protein MRPFTQQVVLLTGASSGIGEATAIRLRQRGFIVYAAARRVERMQHLTGLGVHVLPLDVTDEAALKNVVQQIMTREQRLDILINNAGFGEYGAVEDVPIKDGRRQFEVNVFGVMRLIQLVLPIMRRQHFGRIINTSSIGGKIYQPLSAWYMGTKHALEGMSDSLRMEVKPFGIDVVLIEPGATKTEWAGIAKAKLTQISGHGAYTAAVREMAGQLSLFAKMGSAPTVIADLMERAATAKRPRTRYVGGFGSRASLIGRHLLSDRQFDVVMAATLGLSYQLYRHYQKQGGH, from the coding sequence ATGAGACCTTTTACACAACAGGTTGTTCTATTAACTGGGGCATCATCGGGCATTGGTGAAGCGACTGCGATTCGTTTGCGGCAGCGCGGTTTTATTGTTTATGCGGCGGCGCGGCGCGTGGAACGGATGCAGCATTTAACTGGTTTAGGCGTACATGTATTGCCTTTGGATGTGACGGATGAAGCTGCCTTAAAAAATGTGGTGCAACAGATCATGACCCGCGAGCAGCGGTTGGATATTTTGATCAATAATGCTGGTTTTGGTGAGTATGGTGCGGTGGAAGATGTGCCAATAAAAGATGGTCGGCGGCAATTTGAAGTTAATGTTTTCGGTGTGATGCGTTTGATTCAGCTGGTGCTGCCGATCATGCGGCGCCAGCATTTTGGCCGCATCATTAATACGAGCTCGATCGGTGGTAAAATTTATCAGCCGTTGTCAGCATGGTACATGGGTACTAAGCACGCGTTAGAAGGAATGAGCGATTCGTTACGCATGGAAGTTAAGCCATTCGGTATTGATGTGGTGTTGATCGAGCCGGGAGCTACTAAAACTGAATGGGCTGGCATTGCTAAAGCTAAATTGACGCAGATATCGGGCCATGGTGCTTATACGGCGGCGGTTCGTGAAATGGCCGGGCAGCTAAGTTTATTTGCTAAAATGGGCTCAGCGCCCACCGTGATTGCCGATTTGATGGAGCGTGCGGCGACAGCTAAGCGGCCGCGCACACGCTATGTTGGTGGTTTTGGCAGCCGTGCGTCATTGATTGGGCGGCATTTGTTGTCTGATCGGCAATTCGATGTGGTCATGGCGGCAACGTTAGGTTTAAGTTATCAGCTATATCGACATTATCAAAAGCAAGGGGGACATTAA
- a CDS encoding universal stress protein: MSAKNTQDPLDFEVQTMAFRRLLVAVDEDDSTSSIRAFNYAVTLAKSYHVPLAVVTILETSDLNIYDSLSPDVLANRREEVLAKVNRYAQKAKDFGVVEVSSLIGEGKPGKVIVNQVVPEWRPDLLIVGSETKEKGRLFIGSQASYMAQNAPCSVIVVRASDQYEA; encoded by the coding sequence ATGAGCGCAAAAAATACGCAGGATCCATTAGACTTTGAAGTGCAAACAATGGCATTTCGGCGGCTGTTAGTGGCCGTAGATGAGGATGATTCGACCTCGTCAATTCGCGCTTTCAACTATGCGGTGACGTTGGCCAAATCCTACCATGTGCCGTTAGCGGTGGTAACGATTTTAGAGACAAGTGATTTAAATATCTATGATTCACTGTCACCTGATGTTTTGGCAAATCGACGCGAAGAAGTATTGGCTAAGGTCAATCGCTACGCACAGAAGGCTAAAGATTTCGGTGTAGTTGAAGTTTCATCTTTGATCGGCGAGGGTAAACCAGGGAAAGTGATCGTTAACCAAGTCGTTCCTGAATGGCGGCCGGACCTATTGATCGTCGGCTCGGAAACTAAGGAAAAAGGTCGCTTATTTATTGGTTCGCAGGCCAGCTACATGGCGCAGAACGCACCTTGCTCTGTTATTGTTGTGCGGGCTAGTGACCAATATGAGGCATAA
- a CDS encoding threonine/serine exporter family protein produces the protein MWQQVLLQVGFSYLATVAFGICTNVPHRALNACGLTGVAGWLVYWGLVQLKLGHMLPNLVGAFVIAMVSLFFARHDKIPVIIFNIPSLVPLVPGGIAYRTVRAFVLGDYTQGIGFMVQVMMIAGAIAVGFMLAQLVSSPGQLVRRRD, from the coding sequence ATGTGGCAACAAGTATTGTTACAAGTTGGTTTTAGTTATTTAGCAACGGTAGCGTTTGGCATTTGTACCAATGTGCCCCATCGTGCGCTGAATGCGTGCGGACTCACTGGTGTCGCCGGTTGGCTGGTTTATTGGGGCTTGGTCCAATTAAAATTGGGCCATATGCTGCCTAATTTAGTTGGCGCTTTTGTCATCGCGATGGTCAGTTTATTTTTTGCGCGGCATGATAAAATTCCGGTGATTATTTTTAACATTCCTAGCTTAGTGCCACTGGTGCCTGGGGGAATTGCTTATCGAACGGTGCGCGCCTTTGTTTTAGGTGATTATACGCAAGGTATTGGCTTTATGGTGCAAGTCATGATGATTGCTGGTGCGATCGCGGTTGGATTTATGTTGGCGCAATTAGTTAGTTCACCAGGACAATTGGTGCGCCGTCGTGATTGA
- a CDS encoding bile acid:sodium symporter family protein yields the protein MQKVESLGNWVSKWFTLLVVIVAAFSFFVPSVGTAIAPHTSLLLGVVLFGMGLTLSRKDFARILRRPWPVIAGTVAHYVIMPGIAYLLCLIFHLSGPTAVGVILVGSCPSGTSSNVMAYLAGGDVALDVSIGMLSTLLAPIMLPSLLMLYAGQWVTIPAASLFLGAIRIVLLPVFLGVLVHTLFGDRIAAVNHILPLVSQTAILLIVCAVFAANHAHLFTSQTALVIPVVMLHNLSGYGLGFLFSKLIRLNYPQRKAITFEVGMQDSALGATLAMQYFHPAAAIPSTIFSIWHNISGSVLSSYWRNKAVKSEQATPAKAVLQHS from the coding sequence ATGCAAAAAGTTGAATCACTGGGCAATTGGGTCAGCAAATGGTTTACCCTACTTGTCGTTATTGTCGCTGCGTTTAGTTTCTTCGTTCCTAGTGTGGGGACCGCAATTGCGCCACACACGTCATTACTTTTAGGTGTCGTTTTGTTCGGTATGGGGCTAACCCTATCACGTAAAGATTTCGCGCGGATCCTACGGCGGCCCTGGCCTGTTATCGCTGGCACTGTGGCTCACTATGTGATCATGCCTGGCATCGCCTACTTACTCTGCCTGATTTTTCACTTATCTGGTCCAACAGCAGTGGGCGTGATCTTAGTTGGTTCTTGTCCTAGCGGAACATCATCAAACGTCATGGCTTACCTTGCTGGCGGTGACGTAGCCTTAGATGTTTCGATCGGTATGTTATCCACTTTACTAGCACCGATCATGCTACCATCCCTACTGATGCTTTACGCTGGCCAGTGGGTGACGATCCCGGCGGCATCATTGTTTTTAGGCGCGATCCGCATTGTCCTGTTACCCGTCTTCTTAGGCGTCTTGGTACATACCCTCTTCGGCGATCGCATTGCGGCGGTTAATCACATATTACCGTTAGTTTCACAAACAGCTATTCTTTTGATCGTCTGCGCGGTTTTTGCCGCTAACCACGCCCATTTGTTTACTAGCCAAACAGCTTTAGTGATCCCCGTTGTCATGCTGCATAATCTATCCGGTTATGGTCTCGGTTTTCTATTTTCCAAGCTGATCCGCTTGAATTATCCGCAGCGTAAAGCAATCACGTTTGAAGTTGGCATGCAAGACTCGGCTTTAGGTGCAACGTTGGCCATGCAATACTTCCATCCCGCTGCTGCGATCCCGTCAACGATTTTTAGTATCTGGCACAACATTTCTGGTTCCGTTCTGTCATCGTACTGGCGCAACAAAGCGGTCAAAAGTGAGCAAGCAACGCCGGCTAAGGCTGTCTTACAACATAGTTAG